In Pseudomonas putida, a genomic segment contains:
- a CDS encoding DUF3077 domain-containing protein, whose amino-acid sequence MDTTDPTRTTTAGIETFDLFRLQPGIPFDHAFSQLSILLGCIRHLTTEAEMENDRKAGSAARILSEMAKALIDDIELGLNKTH is encoded by the coding sequence ATGGACACAACCGACCCCACCCGCACCACCACCGCCGGCATCGAAACCTTCGACCTGTTCCGCCTGCAACCCGGCATCCCCTTCGACCACGCCTTCAGCCAACTCTCGATCCTGCTCGGCTGCATCCGCCACCTCACCACCGAAGCCGAAATGGAAAACGACCGCAAGGCCGGCAGCGCAGCGCGCATCCTCAGTGAGATGGCCAAGGCGCTGATCGACGACATCGAGTTGGGGCTGAACAAGACCCACTAA
- a CDS encoding D-Ala-D-Ala carboxypeptidase family metallohydrolase — protein MRRMVLAAMILAGLAQADERDLWMFAQWAGDHQTRPFREMLVDARLYGVVPIHQLLRSASDWKQCHASPFAVPPAGNWAAVRSTLALIHTLDQQGILRQFEVVSAYRDRQLNRCAGGAVASAHTRAFAVDLLLPAWSDPNPLCRFWQQHGQAWNMGLGRYPSGRIHIDTAGYRTWGGDGSAGSSFCVKPMPAS, from the coding sequence ATGCGCAGGATGGTGCTGGCGGCGATGATCTTGGCGGGGTTGGCTCAGGCCGATGAACGCGACCTGTGGATGTTCGCCCAATGGGCAGGAGACCACCAGACCCGGCCCTTTCGCGAGATGCTGGTGGATGCCCGGCTTTACGGGGTGGTGCCGATCCACCAGCTGCTGCGTTCGGCTTCCGACTGGAAGCAATGCCACGCTTCGCCGTTCGCGGTGCCGCCAGCCGGCAACTGGGCGGCGGTGCGCTCCACCCTGGCGCTGATCCATACCCTCGACCAGCAAGGCATCCTGCGCCAGTTCGAGGTGGTGTCTGCCTACCGCGATCGGCAATTGAACCGCTGCGCCGGTGGCGCCGTGGCCAGCGCCCATACCCGAGCGTTCGCCGTCGATCTCCTGCTGCCTGCCTGGTCCGACCCCAATCCGCTGTGCCGCTTTTGGCAGCAGCACGGCCAGGCCTGGAACATGGGCCTGGGGCGCTATCCCAGTGGGCGCATTCATATCGATACCGCCGGCTACCGGACCTGGGGCGGGGACGGCAGTGCCGGGTCGTCGTTCTGCGTGAAACCGATGCCTGCCAGCTAA
- a CDS encoding DUF3772 domain-containing protein codes for MRRVSLARFYLGVLAMMLALASPAWSAPATPLSNLSVAELPVLDENASLEQLSDRLDQIRQGVTSDANDDLLAQLRLAAIQVQRQADVLSAQRTADVDKLDDKLKVLGPVQPDEAEALTQQRKQLDAEKKALVAQQDQATKLTQSARDLSTQIVNLRRSQFNSQVTSRAASPLSPAFWQSIIRPTQDDVARLRDLRGEAADAIASAFDADHRWLFITSLVAAILVWTVVRGLIERLLAHAMVRWFPEGRLRRSALAVGVSLATLGTIAGSVSLLRWGLESSAELGTDIASVTNHVLTLVVFSAFITGLGRAMLMLQRPSWRLPPIHDEVASALGWFPKLLALALMVMVTMERINSVIGASLALTLAVNGLTALVVAVIFATALARYRRTLRKHDLERPTGLAGLIPFVMVLWLAAILLALLAGYLTLAYYLTAKLLWVSLVITCAYLLTTFLGDLCETLLSPRQPGGLALAASLGLAPRHQAQASTILAGIGRTVLLFLALLLALMPSGTSPAELLASLGDWDGTGGKVLGNLNIVPQDILVALLMFFAGLFGIRVVKRWLSERLLPETDMDAGMRASLVTLVGYLGFIFLAMLVMSTLHINLTSLTWVVSALSVGIGFGLQQIVQNFISGLILLTERPVKVGDWVSLAGVEGDIRRINVRATEIQMSDRSTVIVPNSQFISQNVRNVTMGNALGVVGITLTLPLETDANRVRELLLAAYREHEGILDAPACSVTFKDLTASGMVISVSGYVAGPRQVSGARSDLLFTILGRLRDEGIALSSPQSMVLLQDGGRSGEEPV; via the coding sequence ATGAGGCGTGTCAGCCTTGCCCGTTTTTACCTAGGCGTATTGGCCATGATGCTGGCGCTGGCCAGCCCGGCCTGGTCGGCACCGGCCACGCCGCTGTCCAACCTGAGCGTGGCTGAATTGCCAGTGCTGGATGAGAATGCCAGCCTCGAGCAGCTCAGCGATCGTCTCGACCAGATCCGCCAGGGCGTCACCAGCGATGCCAACGACGACTTGCTGGCCCAGTTGCGCCTGGCCGCCATCCAGGTCCAGCGCCAGGCCGATGTACTCAGTGCGCAACGAACCGCCGACGTCGACAAGCTCGACGACAAGCTCAAGGTGCTGGGCCCGGTGCAACCGGACGAAGCCGAGGCCCTGACCCAGCAGCGTAAACAGCTCGATGCCGAGAAGAAGGCGCTGGTGGCCCAGCAGGACCAGGCGACCAAGCTGACCCAGTCGGCACGCGACCTGTCGACCCAGATCGTCAACCTGCGCCGTAGCCAGTTCAACTCCCAGGTCACCAGCCGCGCCGCCTCGCCACTGAGCCCGGCGTTCTGGCAGAGCATCATCCGCCCGACCCAGGATGACGTGGCGCGCCTGCGCGACTTGCGGGGCGAGGCCGCCGATGCCATCGCCAGTGCGTTCGATGCCGACCACCGCTGGCTGTTCATCACCAGCCTGGTCGCCGCGATCCTGGTATGGACCGTGGTGCGCGGCCTGATCGAGCGCTTGCTGGCGCATGCCATGGTGCGCTGGTTCCCGGAGGGGCGGCTGCGCCGCAGCGCCCTGGCCGTGGGCGTGAGCCTGGCGACCCTGGGCACCATTGCAGGCTCGGTATCGCTGCTGCGCTGGGGGCTGGAGAGCAGCGCCGAGCTGGGGACGGACATCGCCAGCGTCACCAACCATGTGCTGACCCTGGTGGTGTTCAGTGCGTTCATCACCGGCCTTGGCCGTGCCATGCTGATGTTGCAGCGGCCCTCCTGGCGGCTGCCGCCGATCCACGACGAAGTGGCCAGTGCGCTGGGCTGGTTCCCCAAGCTGCTGGCCCTGGCATTGATGGTCATGGTGACCATGGAACGCATCAACAGCGTGATCGGGGCCAGCCTGGCGCTGACCCTCGCGGTCAATGGCCTGACCGCCCTGGTGGTGGCGGTGATCTTCGCCACGGCCCTGGCCCGCTATCGCCGCACCTTGCGCAAGCATGACCTGGAGCGCCCCACGGGCCTTGCCGGGTTGATTCCCTTCGTGATGGTGCTTTGGCTGGCTGCGATCCTGTTGGCGCTGCTGGCCGGCTACCTGACCCTGGCCTATTACCTGACTGCCAAGCTGCTGTGGGTGAGCCTGGTCATCACCTGCGCCTACCTTTTGACCACCTTCCTCGGCGACCTGTGCGAGACGTTGCTGTCGCCGCGCCAACCCGGCGGCTTGGCCCTGGCCGCATCGCTCGGCCTGGCGCCACGGCACCAGGCCCAGGCCAGTACCATCCTGGCCGGGATCGGTCGTACGGTCTTGCTGTTCCTCGCCCTGTTGCTGGCGCTGATGCCCTCGGGCACCAGCCCCGCCGAGCTGCTGGCGAGCCTGGGCGATTGGGACGGCACCGGTGGCAAGGTGCTGGGCAACCTGAACATCGTGCCCCAGGACATCCTGGTCGCGTTGCTGATGTTTTTCGCCGGGCTGTTCGGCATTCGCGTGGTCAAGCGCTGGTTGAGCGAGCGCCTGCTGCCGGAAACCGACATGGATGCCGGCATGCGTGCCTCGCTGGTGACCCTGGTGGGCTACCTGGGCTTCATCTTCCTGGCCATGCTGGTGATGTCGACCCTGCACATCAACCTGACCAGCCTGACCTGGGTGGTCAGTGCGTTGTCGGTCGGTATCGGTTTCGGTTTGCAGCAGATCGTGCAGAACTTCATTTCTGGCCTGATCCTGCTCACCGAGCGGCCGGTCAAGGTGGGCGACTGGGTGAGCCTGGCCGGGGTGGAAGGCGACATTCGCCGGATCAACGTGCGCGCCACCGAGATCCAGATGTCTGATCGTTCGACGGTGATCGTGCCCAACTCGCAGTTCATCTCGCAGAACGTGCGCAACGTGACCATGGGTAATGCGCTGGGTGTGGTCGGTATTACCTTGACCTTGCCGTTGGAGACCGATGCCAACCGCGTGCGCGAGTTGCTGCTGGCGGCCTATCGTGAGCATGAAGGGATTCTCGATGCGCCGGCGTGTTCGGTGACGTTCAAGGACCTGACCGCCAGTGGCATGGTGATCAGTGTCAGTGGCTATGTGGCGGGGCCTCGGCAGGTGTCGGGGGCGCGTAGCGATCTGTTGTTCACCATCCTGGGGCGGTTGCGGGACGAGGGTATTGCCTTGTCTTCGCCGCAGAGCATGGTGTTGCTGCAGGATGGTGGGCGGTCGGGGGAAGAGCCGGTTTAG
- the ada gene encoding bifunctional DNA-binding transcriptional regulator/O6-methylguanine-DNA methyltransferase Ada: MMPYTTDTQRWQAVQARDTAAVGQFVYAVRTTGVYCHPGCKSRMAKRENVEFFDTPANAEAAGYRACRRCQARPADTRRSVLITQACRLLESHDNPPSLDQLGAQLGISPFHLHRLFKAETGLTPKAYASAFRARRLRERLGEGQGSVTEAIYDAGYNSNSRFYASADQRLGMQPRDYRAGGAGATIHFALGQCSLGAILVAQSAKGICAILLGDDPQALLEQLQDQFPKADLIGGDAAYERLVAQVVGFVEAPALGLDLPLDVQGTAFQERVWQALREVPVGSRVSYSDIAERIGAPRAVRAVALACGANRIAVAIPCHRVVRRDGEISGYRWGVERKRQLLARETALS; the protein is encoded by the coding sequence ATGATGCCCTACACCACCGACACCCAACGCTGGCAAGCCGTGCAAGCCCGTGACACCGCCGCCGTCGGTCAATTCGTCTACGCCGTGCGCACCACCGGCGTGTACTGCCACCCAGGCTGCAAATCACGCATGGCCAAACGCGAAAACGTCGAGTTCTTCGACACCCCGGCCAACGCCGAAGCCGCAGGCTACCGCGCCTGCCGCCGCTGCCAGGCCAGGCCGGCCGACACTCGCCGCAGCGTGCTGATCACCCAAGCCTGCCGCCTGCTCGAAAGCCACGACAACCCGCCCAGCCTCGACCAGCTCGGCGCCCAGCTGGGGATCAGCCCCTTCCATCTGCATCGCTTGTTCAAGGCCGAGACCGGCCTCACCCCCAAGGCCTACGCCTCGGCCTTCCGCGCCCGGCGGCTGCGCGAGCGGCTGGGCGAAGGGCAGGGCTCGGTCACCGAGGCCATCTACGACGCAGGCTACAACTCAAACAGCCGATTCTATGCCAGCGCCGACCAACGTCTGGGCATGCAGCCGCGGGATTACCGGGCTGGCGGTGCTGGCGCGACCATCCATTTCGCCCTCGGTCAGTGCTCGCTGGGGGCGATCCTGGTGGCGCAAAGTGCCAAGGGCATCTGTGCGATCCTGCTCGGCGATGACCCACAAGCACTGCTCGAGCAGTTGCAGGATCAGTTCCCCAAGGCCGACCTGATCGGTGGCGATGCCGCCTACGAGCGCCTGGTCGCGCAAGTCGTGGGTTTCGTCGAAGCCCCGGCGCTGGGCCTGGACCTGCCCCTGGACGTGCAGGGCACGGCGTTCCAGGAGCGGGTTTGGCAGGCCCTGCGTGAGGTGCCCGTGGGCAGCCGGGTCAGCTACAGCGACATCGCCGAGCGCATTGGCGCGCCGCGTGCCGTGCGTGCGGTGGCCCTGGCCTGCGGGGCCAACCGCATCGCCGTGGCCATCCCCTGCCACCGGGTGGTGCGCCGCGATGGCGAGATCAGCGGCTATCGCTGGGGTGTGGAACGCAAGCGGCAACTGTTGGCGCGAGAAACGGCACTCTCCTGA
- a CDS encoding GNAT family N-acetyltransferase: MREETAGQAEALELTAPQVLNISHDLKRFDCGEPSINSYLWEKALKAQQAKHAVIYVTCFKGSNSVAGYYTLSNGSVARTHGVSAKLRRNAPDPLPVIVLGRMGVTRSAAGQGVATDLLQDAIERALAASEVVGCVAMVVHPLTERLEQFYAKYAGFKLCPELSPKTMMMSLQ; encoded by the coding sequence ATGCGTGAAGAAACTGCTGGCCAGGCCGAAGCGCTGGAGTTGACTGCTCCGCAGGTCCTGAATATTTCCCATGATCTGAAACGGTTCGATTGCGGTGAACCTTCGATCAATAGTTATCTCTGGGAGAAGGCGTTAAAAGCTCAGCAGGCCAAGCATGCCGTGATTTATGTCACCTGCTTCAAGGGCTCGAATAGTGTCGCAGGGTATTACACGCTTTCGAACGGGTCGGTTGCCCGTACGCATGGGGTTTCGGCCAAGCTCAGACGCAATGCACCCGACCCTCTACCGGTGATTGTATTGGGGCGGATGGGGGTGACCCGTAGCGCTGCAGGACAAGGCGTGGCAACGGATCTACTGCAGGATGCGATCGAGCGAGCTTTGGCAGCCTCGGAGGTGGTAGGTTGCGTCGCGATGGTCGTTCATCCCCTGACCGAGCGATTGGAACAGTTCTATGCCAAGTACGCTGGATTCAAGCTTTGCCCTGAACTCTCGCCAAAGACGATGATGATGTCGCTGCAGTAA
- a CDS encoding MFS transporter → MAISSASSASTNGTASQANPLVMRIITFCALAHLTNDLIQSVLPAIYPMLKASYDLSFAQIGLITLTFQITASLLQPWVGFFTDRRPTPNLLPVGTLCTLVGIVMLAFVGSFPMILLASALVGIGSSTFHPETSRIARLASGGRFGLAQSTFQVGGNTGSAMGPLLAAAIVIPFGQTHVAWFGVVGLAFFGVTLMLRRWYKEHLNQAKARKAVQATHGISRGRVIAALIVLGLLVFSKYFYMASFTSYFTFYLIEKFGVSVASSQLHLFLFLGAVAAGTFFGGPIGDRIGRKAVIWFSILGVAPFTLALPYADLFWTTVLSVVIGFILASAFSAIVVYAQELVPGSVGMIAGIFFGLMFGFGGIGAALLGYLADLRGIEYVYGLCSFLPLFGLLAVFLPNTGKR, encoded by the coding sequence ATGGCCATCAGTAGCGCCTCCTCGGCTTCCACCAACGGTACGGCGAGCCAAGCCAACCCGCTGGTGATGCGCATCATCACCTTCTGCGCCCTGGCGCATCTGACCAACGACCTGATCCAGTCGGTGCTGCCGGCGATCTATCCGATGCTCAAGGCCAGCTATGACCTGAGCTTCGCGCAGATCGGCCTGATTACCCTGACCTTCCAGATCACCGCCTCGCTGCTGCAGCCGTGGGTGGGCTTCTTCACCGATCGCCGGCCAACGCCGAACCTGCTGCCGGTCGGCACGTTGTGCACCCTGGTGGGGATCGTGATGCTGGCGTTCGTCGGCAGTTTCCCGATGATCCTGCTGGCCTCGGCGCTGGTGGGCATCGGCTCGTCGACCTTCCACCCGGAAACCTCGCGGATCGCCCGCCTGGCCTCCGGTGGGCGCTTTGGCCTGGCCCAATCGACCTTCCAGGTGGGCGGCAACACCGGCTCGGCCATGGGCCCGCTGTTGGCGGCGGCCATCGTCATCCCGTTCGGCCAGACCCACGTGGCCTGGTTCGGCGTGGTCGGCCTGGCGTTCTTCGGCGTGACCCTGATGCTGCGCCGCTGGTACAAGGAGCACCTCAACCAGGCCAAGGCGCGCAAGGCCGTGCAGGCCACCCATGGCATCTCTCGCGGGCGGGTGATTGCGGCGTTGATCGTGCTCGGCCTGCTGGTGTTCTCCAAGTACTTCTACATGGCCAGCTTCACCAGCTACTTCACTTTCTACCTGATCGAGAAGTTCGGCGTTTCCGTGGCCAGTTCACAGCTGCACCTGTTCCTGTTCCTCGGCGCGGTGGCGGCCGGTACCTTCTTCGGTGGGCCGATCGGCGACCGCATCGGGCGCAAGGCGGTGATCTGGTTCTCGATCCTGGGGGTGGCGCCGTTCACCCTGGCACTGCCCTATGCCGACCTGTTCTGGACCACCGTGCTCAGCGTGGTGATCGGCTTCATCCTGGCCTCGGCGTTCTCGGCCATCGTGGTGTATGCCCAGGAACTGGTGCCGGGTAGCGTGGGTATGATCGCCGGGATTTTCTTTGGCCTGATGTTCGGCTTTGGCGGCATTGGCGCAGCACTGCTGGGGTACCTGGCCGACCTGCGCGGGATCGAGTACGTGTATGGGTTGTGCTCGTTCCTGCCGTTGTTCGGATTGCTCGCGGTGTTCCTGCCTAACACGGGTAAACGGTGA
- a CDS encoding FecR domain-containing protein: MPNTEHNPAQAQVDQAIEWLVKLRFDDPSPRTVQRFQQWLAAHPHNAQAWQRVSNLSDELAGLPSELTRRTLDGSQRQRVSRRDHLKLLAVLAVGGSLGWAAREPLGLPALLADTSTGTGERRQLQGIDGSRIQLNTASAIDLRYSVEARELTLLRGEVSLDSNAGDNRPFQINTRFGDLGTRNGLLLLRENDRGLLLAVRRGEVTLFPHSPSPRQVRAGEVLQVSTGDAYPLTGLHGDPWGWTDGVLSVQQMPLAEFVSELSRYRPGVLRCAPEVAGLKVSGTYQLGDTEQILQLLARGLPVRVDYRTRYWVSLGAA, translated from the coding sequence ATGCCGAACACTGAGCACAACCCCGCTCAAGCCCAGGTCGACCAGGCCATCGAATGGCTGGTGAAGCTGCGCTTCGACGATCCGAGCCCGCGAACCGTGCAGCGATTCCAGCAATGGCTGGCCGCTCACCCGCACAACGCCCAGGCCTGGCAACGGGTCAGCAACCTCAGCGACGAGCTGGCCGGGCTACCCAGCGAACTGACCCGGCGAACCCTCGATGGCAGCCAGCGCCAGCGCGTCAGCCGGCGTGACCACCTCAAGCTGCTGGCAGTGCTGGCGGTAGGCGGCAGCCTCGGTTGGGCCGCCCGCGAACCATTGGGCCTGCCGGCGCTGCTGGCCGACACCAGCACCGGCACAGGCGAACGCCGCCAACTGCAAGGCATCGACGGCAGCCGCATCCAGCTCAACACCGCCAGCGCCATCGACCTGCGTTACAGCGTCGAGGCGCGCGAACTGACCCTGCTGCGCGGCGAGGTCAGCCTGGACAGCAACGCCGGCGACAACCGCCCGTTCCAGATCAACACCCGCTTCGGCGACCTGGGTACCCGCAACGGCCTGTTGCTGCTGCGCGAAAACGACCGAGGCCTGCTGTTGGCCGTGCGCCGCGGCGAAGTCACGCTGTTCCCCCACTCCCCCTCCCCACGCCAGGTGCGCGCGGGTGAGGTACTGCAGGTGTCGACAGGCGACGCCTACCCGCTGACGGGCCTGCATGGCGACCCCTGGGGCTGGACCGATGGCGTGCTCAGCGTGCAGCAGATGCCGCTGGCCGAGTTCGTCAGCGAGCTTTCCCGCTACCGCCCCGGCGTGCTGCGCTGCGCACCGGAGGTCGCCGGGTTGAAGGTGTCCGGCACCTATCAGCTGGGCGATACCGAACAGATTCTGCAACTGCTGGCACGCGGCCTGCCAGTACGTGTCGATTACCGCACGCGTTATTGGGTCAGCCTCGGCGCGGCTTGA
- a CDS encoding DUF1778 domain-containing protein, which translates to MSEMHIRDRSKAVPLNMRVAEYRRDLIDAAVEVVGGDRTSFVLEAACKRAEEVLMERRLFLLDEEAFDTFTQALEDHPIRSNECVKKLLARPKRWS; encoded by the coding sequence ATGAGTGAAATGCACATCCGGGATCGCAGCAAGGCGGTTCCATTGAACATGCGAGTCGCCGAATATCGCCGGGATCTGATCGACGCGGCGGTAGAGGTCGTCGGCGGAGATCGCACCAGCTTCGTCTTGGAGGCAGCCTGCAAACGGGCCGAAGAGGTACTGATGGAGCGGCGCTTGTTCCTGCTCGACGAGGAGGCGTTCGATACGTTCACGCAGGCGCTGGAAGACCATCCCATCAGGAGTAACGAATGCGTGAAGAAACTGCTGGCCAGGCCGAAGCGCTGGAGTTGA
- a CDS encoding FecR family protein, giving the protein MSAAQPQPDPQQEALRWFSLLRQPGCDAQTRQAFAVWCQDPLNAHAYAELEACWQQLQPATPARPRPQPIKARRSRLGKCLALLFLLVLGALAYLYWPLMQRLGSELHTDVGERRSVRLSDGSTLHLDSASAVNVDLRGRTRLLHLVQGQVDLEVMLDGRAMEIEIADARIQVLGTRLTLARRADHNELTVLSGKAMVIQGGDQRMVSSGERVTFDDARIDAVQKADGTVATAWRTGYLHAKDMPLAEALERLAAHRGQRLTLWNEQAAYRRVTATFNLDRSDETLAKLAAEQQLQLYSVLGQWLIVR; this is encoded by the coding sequence ATGTCCGCCGCGCAGCCACAACCCGACCCTCAGCAGGAGGCGCTGCGCTGGTTTTCGCTTTTGCGCCAGCCGGGTTGCGACGCGCAGACGCGCCAGGCGTTCGCCGTCTGGTGCCAGGACCCGCTCAACGCTCACGCCTACGCCGAACTCGAGGCCTGCTGGCAGCAACTGCAGCCAGCAACGCCGGCCCGCCCTCGCCCGCAACCGATCAAGGCGCGTCGCAGCCGCCTGGGCAAATGCCTGGCGCTGCTGTTCCTGCTGGTGCTCGGCGCATTGGCCTACTTGTACTGGCCATTGATGCAGCGCCTGGGCAGCGAGCTGCACACCGATGTCGGTGAACGGCGCAGCGTGCGCCTGAGCGATGGTTCCACCCTGCACCTGGACAGCGCCAGCGCCGTCAACGTCGACCTGCGCGGGCGTACCCGCCTGCTGCACCTGGTGCAGGGCCAGGTCGACCTTGAGGTGATGCTCGATGGCCGGGCCATGGAAATCGAAATCGCCGATGCGCGGATCCAGGTGCTCGGCACCCGGCTGACGCTCGCCCGCCGGGCGGACCACAACGAGCTGACGGTATTGAGCGGCAAGGCCATGGTCATCCAGGGCGGCGACCAGCGCATGGTGTCCAGTGGTGAACGGGTCACCTTCGACGACGCACGGATCGACGCCGTGCAAAAAGCCGATGGCACGGTCGCAACGGCCTGGCGCACCGGTTATCTGCACGCCAAGGACATGCCCCTGGCCGAGGCCCTGGAGCGCCTGGCTGCTCATCGAGGCCAGCGCCTGACGCTGTGGAATGAGCAGGCCGCTTATCGGCGTGTGACGGCAACCTTCAACCTCGACCGCAGCGATGAAACCTTGGCCAAGCTGGCCGCCGAGCAGCAGTTGCAGTTGTACAGCGTGCTCGGCCAGTGGCTGATCGTGCGCTGA
- a CDS encoding sigma-70 family RNA polymerase sigma factor, producing the protein MQINDTLKPTEVALLYRSHHAWLRGWLRSRVGCHEHAADLAQDTFVRLLRARQVSPLKEPRAYLSSIARGLMIDQFRRRALERAYQESLAHVPEGEVPSEEHRLVILDTLGRLDRALHQLKPRARQAFLLAQLDGLSIAQIALRLDVSRATIERDLARALAVCYRMRYAEH; encoded by the coding sequence ATGCAGATCAACGACACGCTCAAGCCAACCGAGGTCGCCCTGCTCTATCGTTCCCACCACGCCTGGCTGCGTGGCTGGCTGCGCAGCCGCGTCGGTTGCCACGAACATGCCGCGGACCTGGCCCAGGATACTTTCGTGCGCCTGCTGCGCGCCCGCCAGGTGTCGCCCTTGAAGGAGCCGCGCGCCTACCTCAGCAGCATTGCCCGTGGCTTGATGATCGACCAGTTCCGCCGCCGCGCGCTGGAGCGCGCCTACCAGGAAAGCCTGGCCCATGTACCGGAAGGCGAAGTGCCCAGCGAGGAACACCGGCTGGTCATTCTCGACACCCTCGGGCGTCTCGACCGTGCCCTGCACCAGCTCAAGCCGCGCGCGCGCCAGGCATTCCTGCTGGCGCAACTCGATGGCCTGAGCATCGCGCAGATCGCACTGCGCCTGGACGTCTCCCGGGCCACCATCGAGCGCGACCTGGCCCGCGCCCTGGCCGTCTGCTACCGAATGCGCTATGCCGAACACTGA
- a CDS encoding MFS transporter encodes MNMRLLTGLLFAVSVVGFSLGASLPLVSLRLHEAGAGTLEIGIISAIPAAGMMLSAFMVDACCRHLTRRTIYLLCFSLCTVSIALLESAFESLWLLAALRLGLGIGMGIAIILGESWVNELCPDHNRGKIMALYATSFTGFQVLGPALLALLGADSPWIIGVVTLGYGLALLCILLTVPNDTVEHGEEGEKSFGLAGFFRVAPALCVAVLFFSFFDAVVLSLLPVYASSHGFAVGVAALMVTVVFAGDMVFQLPLGWLADRVERTGLHLVCGLVAMAIGIALPWLLDMTWLLWPMLVLLGAVAGAIYTLALVLIGQRFKGKDLVTANASVGLLWGVGSLIGPLLSGAAMDVAPHGLPMALALMAGLFVCVARQSYRRVGRMRAVVD; translated from the coding sequence ATGAACATGCGTTTGCTGACCGGCCTTCTGTTCGCCGTGTCGGTCGTGGGCTTCAGCCTGGGGGCCAGCCTGCCGCTGGTGTCGTTGCGTCTGCACGAGGCGGGGGCCGGCACCCTGGAAATCGGCATCATCTCGGCCATTCCGGCAGCGGGGATGATGCTCTCGGCGTTCATGGTCGATGCCTGTTGCCGGCACCTGACCCGGCGCACCATCTACCTGTTGTGCTTCAGCCTGTGCACGGTGAGCATCGCCCTGCTCGAATCGGCCTTCGAGTCGCTGTGGCTGTTGGCTGCGCTGCGCCTGGGGTTGGGCATCGGCATGGGCATTGCGATCATCCTCGGCGAATCCTGGGTCAACGAACTCTGCCCGGACCACAACCGCGGCAAGATCATGGCCCTGTACGCCACCAGCTTCACCGGCTTTCAGGTACTGGGCCCGGCACTGCTGGCGCTGCTCGGCGCCGACAGCCCGTGGATCATCGGTGTGGTCACCCTCGGCTACGGCCTGGCGCTGCTGTGCATCCTGCTGACGGTGCCCAACGACACTGTCGAGCATGGCGAGGAAGGCGAGAAGAGCTTCGGCCTGGCGGGTTTCTTCCGTGTCGCCCCGGCGTTGTGCGTGGCGGTGCTGTTCTTCTCGTTCTTCGATGCCGTGGTGTTGTCGCTGTTGCCGGTGTATGCCAGCAGCCATGGCTTCGCCGTGGGCGTGGCGGCGCTGATGGTGACGGTGGTATTCGCCGGCGACATGGTGTTCCAGCTGCCGCTGGGCTGGCTGGCCGACCGCGTCGAGCGTACCGGGCTGCATTTGGTGTGCGGTCTGGTGGCGATGGCCATCGGCATCGCCTTGCCCTGGTTGCTGGACATGACCTGGCTGCTGTGGCCGATGCTGGTGTTGCTGGGGGCGGTGGCGGGGGCCATCTATACCTTGGCGCTGGTGCTGATCGGTCAGCGTTTCAAGGGCAAGGACCTGGTCACGGCGAATGCCAGCGTGGGCCTGCTGTGGGGCGTGGGTAGCCTGATCGGGCCATTGCTCAGTGGCGCGGCGATGGACGTCGCGCCGCATGGGCTGCCGATGGCGCTTGCGTTGATGGCGGGGTTGTTCGTGTGTGTTGCGCGCCAGTCGTATCGGCGGGTGGGGCGGATGCGAGCGGTGGTGGACTGA
- a CDS encoding DNA-3-methyladenine glycosylase family protein has product MTPADPAPDAHRAAIDYLATLDADWARHIAAVGPCLHQAKPAQEPYEALVRAIAYQQLHGRAAEAILGRMLALFPDVAFPQPERLLAVSPETLRACGFSATKLATIRGIAQARLDGLVPSRAEALMLDDEALIERLVTLRGVGRWTVEMLLIYCLERLDVLPVDDFGVRAGYRRLKGLEKPPTPAQLRALGMAWSPFRTVAAWYLWRA; this is encoded by the coding sequence ATGACTCCCGCTGACCCAGCGCCTGACGCTCACCGCGCGGCCATCGACTACCTGGCGACGCTGGACGCCGACTGGGCGCGGCATATCGCTGCGGTCGGGCCGTGCCTGCACCAGGCCAAGCCCGCGCAGGAGCCGTACGAGGCGCTGGTGCGGGCGATCGCCTACCAGCAATTGCATGGGCGTGCCGCCGAGGCGATCCTGGGGCGTATGCTGGCGTTGTTTCCCGACGTGGCGTTTCCGCAGCCAGAGCGGTTGCTGGCGGTGAGTCCCGAGACACTGCGCGCCTGTGGTTTTTCGGCGACCAAGCTGGCGACCATCCGGGGCATCGCCCAAGCGCGCCTGGACGGCCTGGTGCCCAGCCGGGCAGAGGCATTGATGTTGGACGACGAAGCGTTGATCGAGCGATTGGTCACCTTGCGTGGGGTAGGGCGGTGGACCGTGGAGATGCTGCTGATCTACTGCCTGGAGCGGCTGGACGTGCTGCCTGTCGACGATTTCGGCGTGCGCGCCGGGTATCGCCGGCTCAAAGGGCTGGAAAAACCGCCGACGCCGGCGCAATTGCGGGCCCTGGGGATGGCCTGGAGCCCGTTTCGGACGGTGGCGGCCTGGTACCTGTGGCGGGCCTGA